CGGGGGAGGGTTTAGGAGAGGCCACCATGGCGCTCAAAAGTACTTGGTTTAAATGGCTTCTACTCCTTGTTCTCGTCCCCCTGATGATTTGGGGCGGAGAGGCAGGGGGTCAGTCTGCCCCAGGTCAACTGACGGTCATCGGCTTCCACCCGGACAAAGCCCGCTACAACCCCGGCGATCAGGTGGAACTGATCGCGACCGTCCGCAACGACGATATGGATGTCTTTTTCTCCGGTCCCCTTCGCCTGCAGGTCAGACATCTTGACAGCGAAGTGCTGCAGCAGGAGCGACAGGTCAACCTTGGTCCCGGGGAAACGGCAACGGAAACCTTTACCTTGACCGCCCCCGACGCGGATTTTACCGGCTATCTGGCGACCATCTCCTGGGGGCAAGAGGAGGCGGTGAGCACCGGGTTCGATGTGAGCTCCACCGCCGTCCGATACCCCCGCTACGGCTATATTGCGGAATTTTCCCTGGAAAGCCGGGATCTTCTCAGGGACAGCATCCCCCTGCTGGCCAGGGAGTACCACCTGAACATGTTTCAGTTCTACGACTGGTTCTGGCGCCATGAAAATCTGATCAAGAAGGAAAACGGAAATATCGCCGATACCTGGATCGATCTTTTTGGACGGCGCAACAACTGGTCGGTCATCCGCGATCTCGTCCAGACCGCCCACGATTACAACGCCCTCGCCATGGCTTATGTCATGGCCTACGCCGCCCGGGAAGACTATGCGGAATTGTGGCCGATCTCCCCTAAGTGGGGGGTTTTCGACAGCCCGTCAGCGGACAATCAGCTCAGCGTGGAATTCGGACCGGACGGACCCTTCATGTTCCTCTTCAACCCGGCCGATCCCGGCTGGGAAAACTGGCTCATTCCTCAGTATGTGGAGGCCGTCAACCTGGGCGGGTTCGATGGGGTCCATATCGATCAGTTCGGCCCGCGCTATGAGGTGTTCGGCGGGGACGGCCGGCCTGTCGATCTGCCCAACGCCTTCGCTGTTTTTCTCGACAGCGTCAAGGAAGCTTTGGTCGAGAATGACCTGGAAAACAGCGTCTGCACCTTCAACATCGTGGACGGCAAGGTGGACGGATGGGCAGCCCCGGACATCGCCAGGAACCAGAGCTGCGATTTCCTCTACAGTGAAATCTGGTTCTCAACAAACACCTACGACGACCTGCTCAACTATATCGAGTACCTGCGCAACAGGGGCGGAAACCGGGCATTGGTGCTGGCCGCCTATTCCAATTACAACGAGCAGATCGGGCCGATTTTCGAGGCCGAGAACGCGGATCAGCTGGCGGGGGGCGAGGTGGCTGCCGATCATCAGGGCTATACAGGGACCGGGTTTGTGGTGGGTCTCAACGAGCCGGGTGATTCCCTGACCTGGACCGTTGACGGCCCGGAAGAGGACGCCAACGTCACCTATGTCATCCGCTTTGCCAACGCCACCGGCTCCGTCGCCACCCGCAACCTCTATCTGGACGGGCGCTTTATCGGCCGGCTTGAATTTGGTGCCCGGGACCAGTGGAGCACCTGGGGAACCGATGCCTGGGCGCAGGCGGTGACCGGCCCGGGACCGCACGAGGTGCGTCTCGCCTTCGATGCCGACAACATCGGCGCTGTCAATATCGACCACCTGCAGTTGGGGCAGTTCGACGAGCGTTCGGTGCGGCTGGAGAACGCCGTGATGTTCGGCAGCGGGGCGACCCATATCCAGTTGGGGGACAATATTCAGAGCCTGGCCCACGAATTTTATCCCAACCGGTCCAAAAGCCTGACCTCCGCCCTGCGCCGGGCCCTCGAGCGCCAGTACGATTTCATCACCGCCTACGAAAATCTCCTGTTCGATCCCGCACTGCAGTTGAAAGGGGATGCGGAGGATGTCCTCGAAACCACAACCGGACAGGCGCTGGAGCCTGCCGAAGGGGGCCGTCTGTTTACCATCCAACGGCAGCGGGATGAATGCGACATCCTGCACCTGGTCAACCTCATCGGCGTCAATGACGAACTTTGGCGCAACGAGGCAACCACACCGACTTTTCAGCAGGGGATCGGTCTGAGGTACTACCCGCCGGAAGCGGAAGAAATCGGCAAGGTCTGGATGGCGACTCCGGACTTCGGGGACATGGTGCCGATCCCGCTTGAGTTCGGTCGGGGAGAGGACGATCGGGGGGCGTACGTCGAACTGACCGTTCCCCGGCTGG
The genomic region above belongs to Syntrophotaleaceae bacterium and contains:
- a CDS encoding glycoside hydrolase family 66 protein, encoding MALKSTWFKWLLLLVLVPLMIWGGEAGGQSAPGQLTVIGFHPDKARYNPGDQVELIATVRNDDMDVFFSGPLRLQVRHLDSEVLQQERQVNLGPGETATETFTLTAPDADFTGYLATISWGQEEAVSTGFDVSSTAVRYPRYGYIAEFSLESRDLLRDSIPLLAREYHLNMFQFYDWFWRHENLIKKENGNIADTWIDLFGRRNNWSVIRDLVQTAHDYNALAMAYVMAYAAREDYAELWPISPKWGVFDSPSADNQLSVEFGPDGPFMFLFNPADPGWENWLIPQYVEAVNLGGFDGVHIDQFGPRYEVFGGDGRPVDLPNAFAVFLDSVKEALVENDLENSVCTFNIVDGKVDGWAAPDIARNQSCDFLYSEIWFSTNTYDDLLNYIEYLRNRGGNRALVLAAYSNYNEQIGPIFEAENADQLAGGEVAADHQGYTGTGFVVGLNEPGDSLTWTVDGPEEDANVTYVIRFANATGSVATRNLYLDGRFIGRLEFGARDQWSTWGTDAWAQAVTGPGPHEVRLAFDADNIGAVNIDHLQLGQFDERSVRLENAVMFGSGATHIQLGDNIQSLAHEFYPNRSKSLTSALRRALERQYDFITAYENLLFDPALQLKGDAEDVLETTTGQALEPAEGGRLFTIQRQRDECDILHLVNLIGVNDELWRNEATTPTFQQGIGLRYYPPEAEEIGKVWMATPDFGDMVPIPLEFGRGEDDRGAYVELTVPRLEYWNMLVFERQPSGTNSSRQG